A genomic stretch from Chitinophaga lutea includes:
- a CDS encoding SDR family oxidoreductase, with the protein MTPTQQPILLLGGTGRLGREIAAVLYAHGFETFALVRNMARAGSIRGLAKHITKVRELRADHFKGMDTVISALGKSISPLDNGRYSFREVDEAINLAAIRLAVEAGVRKFIYVSVYHAEHLPHLEYCRVHTRVEEALAASGMEYTIIKPVALFSTFRDLYDMALKGRLLNLGKGACRTNPIHEKDVARLCVQAINNQRKRINAGGPVVYTRAEINDIIARGAGRKKRLPVVPAWPVKAMLPVVRLANVHLYHKLCFFLRVMEEDLIAPVEGHMRLEDYIDMLSKSTRRYWDLTSGV; encoded by the coding sequence ATGACCCCTACACAACAACCGATACTGCTACTGGGCGGCACCGGCCGTCTTGGCCGCGAAATTGCCGCAGTGCTGTATGCGCACGGGTTCGAAACGTTCGCTCTGGTGCGTAACATGGCACGGGCGGGCTCTATCAGAGGGCTTGCCAAACATATTACCAAGGTGCGTGAGCTGAGGGCCGACCATTTCAAAGGAATGGACACGGTGATCTCTGCTTTAGGTAAAAGCATCAGTCCGCTCGACAATGGCCGTTATTCCTTCCGGGAAGTGGACGAAGCCATTAACCTCGCCGCCATCCGCCTTGCGGTGGAGGCGGGCGTACGCAAGTTCATCTACGTATCTGTCTATCATGCCGAACACCTCCCTCACCTGGAATATTGCCGGGTACACACGCGGGTGGAAGAGGCGCTGGCCGCCAGCGGCATGGAATACACCATCATTAAGCCCGTTGCGCTGTTCAGCACCTTCCGCGACCTGTACGACATGGCGCTGAAAGGTCGTTTGCTCAACCTCGGAAAGGGGGCGTGCAGAACCAACCCCATCCATGAAAAAGATGTGGCGCGTTTATGCGTGCAGGCCATCAATAATCAACGTAAACGCATTAACGCGGGCGGGCCTGTAGTATACACGCGCGCTGAAATCAACGACATCATTGCCCGAGGCGCCGGCCGGAAAAAACGGCTGCCCGTCGTGCCCGCCTGGCCGGTGAAAGCCATGCTGCCCGTTGTTCGCCTCGCCAATGTGCACCTGTATCACAAACTGTGCTTTTTCCTCCGGGTGATGGAGGAAGACCTGATTGCGCCGGTGGAAGGGCATATGCGGCTGGAGGATTACATCGACATGCTGTCGAAGTCCACCCGGCGGTATTGGGATCTGACTTCGGGGGTTTGA
- a CDS encoding LysE family translocator has protein sequence MPDVTAILAFITAAFILLVIPGPAVLYVITRSTEQGTKAGLISVCGIQAGTVVHAVAAAFGVSAILMASAMAFALLKYAGAGYLIFLGCKKIFGKKQTAESIKALPPQSMKTIFWQGMVVNVLNPKCALFFFAFLPQFINPALGNVTGQVLFFGLLFTIMAFITDGSYALAAGRLGKWLKGNTYYLKLEAYISGLIYISLGLLTLMMQPSHGSNKK, from the coding sequence ATGCCAGACGTTACCGCCATTCTAGCATTTATCACCGCAGCCTTCATCCTGCTGGTGATCCCCGGCCCGGCCGTTCTGTACGTGATCACCCGCAGCACCGAGCAGGGCACCAAAGCGGGGCTCATTTCCGTGTGCGGCATACAGGCCGGCACCGTGGTGCATGCCGTGGCGGCCGCCTTCGGCGTATCGGCCATCCTGATGGCTTCCGCCATGGCATTCGCCCTGCTGAAGTATGCCGGCGCGGGATATCTCATTTTCCTTGGCTGCAAAAAAATATTCGGCAAAAAACAAACGGCGGAAAGCATCAAAGCGCTGCCGCCCCAAAGCATGAAAACCATTTTCTGGCAGGGCATGGTGGTAAACGTACTCAACCCGAAATGCGCGCTCTTTTTCTTTGCTTTCCTTCCCCAGTTCATCAACCCGGCGTTGGGCAATGTAACGGGCCAGGTGCTGTTCTTCGGGCTGCTCTTTACCATCATGGCATTCATTACCGACGGTTCTTACGCGCTGGCGGCAGGCAGGCTGGGCAAGTGGCTGAAAGGGAATACCTACTACCTCAAACTCGAGGCCTATATCTCCGGGCTGATCTACATTTCGCTGGGCTTACTGACGCTGATGATGCAGCCTTCACACGGCTCTAACAAAAAATAG
- the pbpC gene encoding penicillin-binding protein 1C, which yields MLQRFRQWAIKRKWWLGAAGVLLIGYYFMLPRKLFTAPTSYVIEDVKGELLNAAIAADGQWRFPADKTVPDKFAKCIVAYEDKRFYYHWGIDPLATGRALRQNLGGGKVVSGASTITMQVIRLYRNKPRTLWQKMIEMVMATRLEFRYSKKAILGLYAGNAPFGGNVVGLEAASWRYYGRRPDQLSWAEMATLAVLPNSPALIHPGRNRQTLYEKRNALLERLWRNGTIDSATCALSSAEPLPDKPHALPQEAPHLLHRFRQEKPSESTRLRTSLEGALQRNVNDILYRHHLQLKANGINNAAALVLDVETGHALAYVGNVYNPDDPELESFVDIIHAPRSPGSTLKPLLYAGMLNDGLILPHSLLPDVPTQIAGYTPQNFDRNYDGAVPASRALARSLNIPSVRMLQHYRAERFLVLLKRLGITTMSKPAAHYGLSMILGGGETTLWELTGVYASMARTLLHLEQYNGKYDADDFHPPGYRPDEPLPSRHAPEQFGVLDAGAIWYAFQAMEEVMRPGEEFIWQHFTSSRPIAWKTGTSFGFRDGWAIGVTPQHVVGVWVGNADGEGRPGLTGVSTAAPVMFDIFRLLNGAGSFVPPAGKLQSIAVCRLSGYRAGDYCTEKDSLAVPAAGLRSPVCPYHQLIHLDATGRYRVTADCERPELMQQRAWFVLPPAMEHFYKATHTYEPLPPFKPGCITAPEAGRSMELIYPRPHARIYVPIEIDGSLGETVFKATHRQQGAKIFWHLDNTFAGTTSDFHQLSLRPKPGKHTITLVDEEGEQITVDFEILDKEKKQPQ from the coding sequence ATGCTGCAACGTTTCAGACAATGGGCAATTAAAAGGAAATGGTGGCTGGGGGCGGCGGGTGTGCTGCTCATCGGTTATTATTTTATGCTGCCGCGCAAACTGTTTACCGCGCCCACGTCCTATGTGATCGAAGATGTGAAAGGGGAACTGCTGAATGCGGCGATTGCGGCGGACGGGCAGTGGCGCTTCCCGGCGGATAAAACGGTGCCCGACAAGTTTGCCAAGTGTATCGTGGCGTATGAAGACAAACGTTTTTATTACCACTGGGGCATCGACCCGTTGGCGACCGGCCGCGCATTGCGCCAGAACCTCGGCGGCGGGAAGGTGGTGAGCGGGGCCAGTACCATTACCATGCAGGTGATACGCCTCTACCGCAACAAACCCCGCACGTTGTGGCAAAAGATGATCGAAATGGTGATGGCTACGCGGTTGGAGTTCCGGTATTCCAAAAAAGCCATCCTGGGCCTGTATGCCGGCAATGCCCCTTTCGGCGGGAATGTGGTGGGCCTCGAAGCCGCGTCGTGGCGATATTACGGCCGCAGGCCCGACCAACTCTCCTGGGCCGAAATGGCTACGCTGGCGGTGTTGCCGAACAGTCCCGCCTTGATCCATCCCGGTCGCAACCGCCAAACGCTGTATGAAAAAAGGAACGCGCTGCTGGAAAGGCTGTGGCGCAACGGCACGATCGACAGCGCCACCTGCGCGCTTTCTTCCGCAGAGCCGCTCCCTGACAAACCGCATGCCCTGCCGCAGGAAGCGCCGCACCTGCTGCACCGTTTCCGGCAGGAAAAACCAAGCGAATCCACGCGCCTGCGCACTTCACTCGAAGGCGCGCTGCAACGCAACGTCAACGATATCCTGTACCGGCATCACCTGCAACTCAAAGCCAACGGCATCAACAACGCCGCCGCGCTGGTACTGGATGTGGAAACGGGCCATGCGCTGGCCTATGTGGGCAACGTATATAACCCCGACGATCCTGAACTGGAAAGTTTTGTGGATATCATTCATGCCCCCCGCAGCCCGGGCAGTACGCTAAAACCCTTGCTGTACGCGGGCATGCTCAACGATGGGCTGATACTGCCGCATTCCCTGCTGCCGGATGTGCCTACACAGATTGCGGGCTACACGCCGCAGAACTTCGACCGTAATTACGATGGCGCGGTGCCCGCTTCGCGCGCGCTGGCGCGTTCGCTGAACATCCCGTCGGTGCGCATGCTGCAACATTACCGGGCGGAACGTTTCCTTGTGCTGCTGAAGCGACTCGGCATCACCACCATGAGCAAACCGGCCGCGCACTACGGCCTGTCGATGATCCTCGGGGGCGGTGAAACCACGCTCTGGGAACTGACCGGCGTGTATGCCAGCATGGCGCGCACCCTACTGCATCTCGAACAATACAACGGCAAATATGATGCGGACGATTTTCATCCGCCCGGATACCGTCCCGATGAGCCGCTGCCTTCACGACACGCGCCGGAACAATTCGGCGTGCTCGATGCGGGCGCCATCTGGTATGCGTTTCAGGCGATGGAAGAAGTGATGCGTCCCGGAGAGGAATTTATCTGGCAACACTTTACCTCATCCCGGCCGATTGCCTGGAAAACCGGAACCAGCTTCGGTTTCAGGGACGGGTGGGCGATTGGCGTAACACCGCAGCACGTGGTGGGCGTATGGGTGGGGAATGCCGACGGCGAAGGGCGGCCGGGCCTCACGGGCGTGAGCACCGCCGCGCCGGTGATGTTCGATATTTTCCGTTTGCTCAACGGTGCAGGATCGTTTGTACCGCCGGCAGGCAAATTGCAGTCCATTGCCGTGTGCCGCCTGAGCGGCTACCGTGCCGGCGATTATTGCACCGAGAAAGATTCGCTCGCTGTGCCCGCCGCGGGATTGCGCTCACCTGTTTGTCCATACCACCAGCTGATCCACCTCGACGCCACCGGGCGCTACCGTGTTACGGCCGATTGCGAACGGCCGGAGCTGATGCAGCAGCGCGCGTGGTTCGTGCTGCCGCCGGCGATGGAACATTTCTATAAAGCCACCCACACTTATGAACCGCTGCCGCCTTTCAAACCCGGCTGTATCACGGCACCGGAAGCAGGCCGTTCCATGGAACTGATATACCCCCGCCCGCATGCGCGCATTTATGTGCCCATCGAGATCGACGGGAGTTTGGGAGAAACCGTGTTTAAAGCCACGCACCGGCAGCAGGGCGCCAAAATCTTCTGGCACCTCGACAATACCTTTGCGGGCACCACATCGGATTTTCACCAGCTGTCGCTGCGCCCGAAGCCAGGCAAACACACCATTACGCTGGTAGACGAAGAAGGGGAGCAGATTACGGTGGACTTCGAGATCCTCGACAAAGAGAAGAAACAGCCGCAGTAA
- a CDS encoding M13 family metallopeptidase, with the protein MFNQRSAGRAVVAGMVLAAISAGNAMAQSAKVPAFDISSIDRNIKPCADFDGFANENWKKNNPIPGTDSRWGAFNILDKENKEVRIRGIVAGIARKTGLAKGTEEQQIADYYASFLDTVTIEKRGISPLKPYLDKINGVKTLAQYASVAGELQNLGVSTWAGFAVEADARNSKMNALYGGQDGLSLGERSYYEREDESTKNVRKEFVDHVNKMFAMAGFPEKNAGETILAFETALAKLQLTNVQLRDPVKTYNKVGFGELNTLAPEFDWAAFTGKQGIKSDSVILQDKPYITNAARLLKSTPVETLKTYSKFQLLTTFAGYLPKKFDDENFRFFGTVMTGRKAQRTRTDRAIRSTDGMLGMPLGKLFAKQYFPESSKQKVSAMIENVRAVYGERIDKLSWMSPATKQMAHKKLAAFTYKIGYPDKWKDYSSINIQKDKLVENIISAGAYRVAERNRKIGKEVDRSEWYMTPQTVNAYYNPLNNEVVFPAGILQPPFFNPDADDAINYGGIIAVIGHEFTHGFDDQGSQFDAEGNLQNWWTEEDRKNFDGLAKKYIDYFSGLEPLPGFKINGALTIGENIADLGGLTLAYYALQKSLEGKPEPALIDGYNWKQRFFLGWAQVWHANITDAGLRNQIQTDPHSPARFRINGPLPHMTEFSNAWSCGDDSKMVLPPAARVVIW; encoded by the coding sequence ATGTTCAACCAACGTTCCGCAGGCCGCGCAGTGGTGGCGGGCATGGTGCTGGCAGCCATCTCCGCCGGCAATGCCATGGCCCAGTCTGCAAAGGTGCCTGCCTTCGATATTTCTTCCATAGACCGTAATATCAAGCCCTGCGCTGACTTCGACGGCTTCGCCAATGAAAACTGGAAAAAGAACAACCCCATCCCCGGAACAGACAGCCGCTGGGGCGCTTTCAACATCCTCGACAAAGAAAACAAGGAAGTGCGCATCAGGGGCATCGTTGCCGGCATCGCCCGTAAAACCGGGCTGGCCAAAGGCACGGAGGAACAGCAGATCGCCGATTATTACGCTTCCTTCCTCGATACCGTCACCATCGAAAAAAGAGGCATCAGTCCGCTGAAGCCCTACCTCGACAAGATCAACGGCGTGAAAACGCTGGCCCAGTACGCTTCCGTAGCCGGCGAACTGCAGAACCTCGGCGTCAGCACCTGGGCCGGGTTTGCCGTGGAAGCCGATGCGCGCAACAGTAAAATGAATGCGCTGTACGGCGGGCAGGACGGCCTCAGTCTTGGTGAACGCAGCTACTACGAACGTGAAGACGAAAGCACGAAAAACGTGCGCAAGGAGTTCGTGGATCATGTCAATAAAATGTTCGCCATGGCCGGTTTTCCGGAGAAGAACGCCGGGGAAACCATCCTCGCCTTCGAAACCGCGCTGGCCAAACTGCAGCTCACCAACGTGCAGCTGCGCGACCCCGTTAAAACATACAACAAAGTGGGCTTCGGCGAACTGAACACGCTGGCACCGGAATTTGACTGGGCGGCGTTTACCGGCAAACAGGGTATTAAATCGGACTCCGTGATTCTGCAGGACAAACCCTACATCACCAACGCCGCCAGACTGCTGAAAAGCACGCCCGTCGAAACGCTGAAGACCTATTCCAAATTCCAGCTGCTCACCACTTTCGCCGGTTACCTGCCGAAGAAATTCGACGACGAGAACTTCCGCTTTTTCGGTACCGTGATGACCGGCCGCAAGGCGCAGCGCACCCGTACCGACCGCGCCATCCGTTCTACCGACGGGATGCTGGGCATGCCGTTGGGCAAACTGTTCGCCAAACAATACTTCCCCGAAAGCAGCAAACAGAAAGTATCGGCCATGATCGAAAACGTGCGTGCCGTGTATGGCGAGCGCATCGACAAGCTGAGCTGGATGAGCCCTGCCACCAAACAGATGGCGCACAAAAAACTCGCTGCGTTCACGTATAAGATCGGCTATCCCGATAAGTGGAAAGATTATTCGTCCATCAACATACAGAAAGACAAACTGGTGGAAAACATCATCAGCGCGGGCGCATACCGCGTGGCCGAGCGCAACAGAAAAATCGGGAAGGAAGTGGACCGTTCAGAGTGGTATATGACGCCGCAAACAGTGAATGCTTATTACAACCCGCTGAACAATGAGGTGGTGTTTCCCGCAGGCATCCTGCAACCGCCTTTCTTCAACCCTGATGCTGACGATGCCATCAACTACGGCGGCATCATTGCCGTGATCGGCCACGAGTTCACGCACGGTTTCGACGACCAGGGCTCGCAGTTCGACGCCGAAGGCAACCTGCAAAACTGGTGGACGGAAGAAGACCGCAAAAACTTCGACGGCCTCGCCAAAAAATACATCGACTACTTCAGCGGCCTGGAGCCCTTACCCGGCTTCAAGATCAACGGCGCCCTCACCATCGGCGAAAACATCGCCGACCTGGGCGGCCTCACGCTGGCTTATTATGCTTTGCAGAAATCGCTGGAAGGCAAACCCGAGCCGGCGCTGATTGACGGCTATAACTGGAAGCAGCGCTTTTTCCTCGGCTGGGCGCAGGTGTGGCATGCGAATATCACCGATGCCGGGTTGCGCAACCAGATCCAGACGGACCCGCATAGTCCCGCCCGTTTCCGCATCAACGGCCCGCTGCCGCACATGACGGAGTTTTCCAATGCCTGGAGCTGCGGAGACGACAGCAAGATGGTGCTGCCCCCGGCCGCCCGCGTGGTGATCTGGTAA
- a CDS encoding replication-associated recombination protein A has product MRAPLAERLRPASLNDLVGQEHLTGQGSILQKAIAQGKVPSMILWGPPGVGKTTIANIIAHTLQVPFYTLSAISSGVKDIREVIDLAKHQHAVLFIDEIHRFNKSQQDALLGAVEKGIITLIGATTENPSFEVNAALLSRCQVYVLKALDEPQLKQLLEQAMMKDDWLAAKTIEINETEALFNISGGDARKLLNLFELVVDTLQDEHPVIITNEKVMDIAQQRVAIYDKAGEQHYDIISAFIKSIRGSDPNAAVYWLARMLAGGEDVKFIARRMVILASEDIGNANPNALLLATSCFQAVNLIGAPEGRIILSQCATYLASSPKSNASYMAIGSAQSVVSQTGDLPVPLHIRNAPTKLMKQQGYGKGYEYSHSYENNFSAQEYLPNEISGMKLYDPGKNPREDELRKYLKALWKEKYNY; this is encoded by the coding sequence ATGCGAGCACCATTGGCAGAAAGACTACGACCCGCCTCCCTGAACGATCTAGTAGGGCAGGAACATCTCACCGGGCAGGGCAGCATCCTGCAGAAAGCAATAGCACAGGGCAAAGTGCCCTCTATGATACTCTGGGGCCCACCGGGCGTGGGCAAAACAACCATCGCCAACATCATCGCCCATACCCTGCAGGTGCCGTTCTATACGCTGAGCGCGATTTCATCGGGCGTGAAAGACATCCGCGAAGTGATCGACCTCGCCAAACACCAGCACGCCGTGTTGTTCATCGACGAGATCCACCGCTTCAACAAATCGCAGCAGGACGCACTGCTGGGTGCGGTGGAGAAAGGCATCATCACCCTCATCGGTGCCACTACGGAGAACCCCTCTTTTGAAGTGAACGCGGCTTTGCTCTCCCGTTGCCAGGTATATGTGCTCAAGGCGCTCGACGAACCGCAGCTGAAACAGCTGCTGGAGCAGGCCATGATGAAAGACGACTGGCTGGCCGCCAAAACCATCGAGATCAACGAAACGGAAGCGCTGTTCAATATTTCCGGCGGCGACGCCCGCAAACTCCTCAATCTCTTCGAACTGGTGGTAGACACGCTGCAGGACGAACACCCCGTCATCATCACCAACGAAAAAGTGATGGACATCGCGCAGCAGCGTGTGGCCATTTACGATAAAGCCGGCGAGCAGCATTACGATATCATTTCCGCTTTCATCAAATCCATCCGCGGCAGCGATCCCAACGCGGCGGTTTACTGGCTGGCGCGTATGCTGGCCGGCGGGGAAGATGTGAAGTTCATCGCCCGGCGGATGGTGATACTCGCCTCCGAAGACATCGGTAACGCCAACCCCAACGCCCTGCTGCTGGCCACCAGCTGCTTCCAGGCCGTGAACCTGATCGGCGCGCCGGAAGGGCGCATCATCCTGTCGCAGTGCGCCACTTACCTCGCATCTTCACCGAAAAGCAACGCCTCCTACATGGCCATCGGCAGTGCGCAGAGCGTGGTGTCGCAAACCGGCGACCTGCCGGTGCCGCTGCACATCCGCAACGCGCCCACCAAACTGATGAAACAGCAGGGGTACGGCAAAGGCTACGAATATTCACACAGTTACGAGAATAATTTTTCCGCACAGGAATACCTGCCGAACGAAATCAGCGGCATGAAACTCTACGACCCCGGGAAGAATCCACGTGAAGACGAACTGCGCAAATACCTGAAAGCGCTCTGGAAAGAAAAATATAATTACTGA
- a CDS encoding alpha-L-fucosidase: MNFSDCKKAALLACGLLISSWTVTRAQEAATLWGKEAEAGKSEKTKWFTDAKFGLFLHWGPYAYFGGDIRGKRYYGITEWIQHRDKTPAAEYARLAGGFNPVEFNAEEWVEIAKASGVKYIVLTSKHHDGFAMFDSKVSDFDIVDATPYKKDPVKALAAACKKAGIKLGFYYSQFQDWHEPNGGGNSWDFDPKKKDYSAYYRTKSLPQITELLTNYGDLGIIWFDTPGNMSKEESAEFLQKVHQLQPGCLVSSRVGNGLGDFKDFGDGEVPPGVVKGAWEAIFTHNDSWGYSAFDQNFKTPKEMIRLLAEVASKGGNLMMNIGPMGSGKFPDMSEKYFRATGAWLKRNGEAIYGTTYGAIPPQPWGVTTTRPGKLYLHIFEAPKNGRLLVPGFTATAVKANLLALPSANGLRFEQRGNDMVIQLPAHLPDDRNTVVVLDYKGTLGEPAALPATIDPNYEKIILSAQQAALAGNAKTNRFTHRYYFGDWKHALCVTGQQAPEDEISYRVRFTAPGDYKISLEYSADSTHEGREGLLELVPAGGSKTTYPFQVLLSGKFDHNKPLLFLDQAVAVVNVKTPGEWTLKVRPLRSAGELFRLKQINVEPVE; this comes from the coding sequence ATGAATTTCTCGGATTGTAAAAAAGCGGCGCTTTTAGCCTGCGGGCTTTTGATAAGCAGTTGGACGGTAACGCGGGCGCAGGAAGCAGCTACGCTTTGGGGGAAAGAGGCGGAAGCCGGCAAAAGCGAAAAAACAAAATGGTTTACAGACGCCAAATTCGGCCTCTTCCTGCATTGGGGCCCTTATGCTTATTTCGGTGGCGACATCCGGGGGAAGCGTTACTACGGCATCACCGAATGGATACAGCACCGCGATAAAACACCGGCCGCGGAATACGCCCGACTGGCCGGCGGCTTCAACCCGGTAGAATTCAACGCCGAAGAATGGGTGGAGATCGCCAAAGCGTCCGGCGTAAAATATATCGTACTCACTTCCAAGCACCACGATGGTTTTGCGATGTTCGATTCCAAGGTATCGGACTTCGATATCGTAGACGCCACCCCTTACAAAAAGGACCCTGTCAAAGCGCTCGCCGCTGCCTGTAAAAAAGCCGGCATCAAGCTGGGGTTTTATTATTCGCAGTTCCAGGACTGGCACGAGCCCAACGGTGGCGGCAACAGCTGGGATTTTGACCCGAAGAAAAAAGATTACAGCGCCTATTACCGCACCAAGTCGCTGCCGCAGATCACCGAACTGCTGACCAACTATGGCGACCTCGGCATCATCTGGTTCGATACACCCGGTAATATGAGCAAGGAAGAGTCTGCCGAGTTCCTGCAGAAAGTGCACCAGTTGCAGCCCGGCTGCCTTGTAAGCAGCCGTGTAGGCAACGGTTTGGGCGACTTTAAGGATTTCGGCGACGGCGAAGTGCCGCCCGGTGTGGTGAAAGGCGCATGGGAAGCTATTTTCACGCATAACGACAGCTGGGGGTATTCCGCCTTCGATCAGAATTTCAAAACACCCAAGGAGATGATACGCCTGCTGGCGGAAGTAGCTTCCAAAGGCGGCAACCTGATGATGAACATCGGGCCGATGGGCAGCGGCAAGTTTCCCGACATGTCCGAAAAATATTTCAGGGCTACGGGCGCCTGGCTAAAACGCAACGGCGAAGCCATTTACGGTACTACTTATGGCGCCATTCCGCCGCAGCCCTGGGGCGTTACCACCACCCGGCCCGGTAAACTGTATCTCCATATTTTCGAAGCGCCCAAAAACGGCCGCCTGCTGGTGCCCGGCTTTACCGCCACTGCCGTCAAAGCAAACCTGCTGGCGTTGCCTTCCGCCAACGGCCTGCGGTTCGAGCAGCGCGGCAACGATATGGTGATTCAACTGCCCGCCCATCTCCCGGACGACCGTAATACCGTGGTGGTGCTGGATTACAAAGGCACGCTGGGAGAGCCGGCCGCATTGCCCGCCACCATCGATCCGAATTATGAAAAGATCATCCTCTCCGCACAGCAGGCCGCGCTTGCCGGCAACGCCAAAACGAACCGTTTTACGCACCGGTATTATTTCGGTGACTGGAAACATGCGCTTTGTGTGACCGGGCAGCAGGCGCCGGAAGACGAGATCAGTTACCGGGTGCGTTTCACTGCGCCGGGCGATTACAAGATCAGCCTGGAGTATTCGGCAGACAGTACGCACGAAGGCCGTGAGGGTTTACTGGAACTGGTGCCCGCGGGCGGCTCGAAAACAACCTATCCTTTCCAGGTATTGCTGAGCGGAAAGTTCGATCATAACAAACCGCTGCTGTTCCTCGACCAGGCGGTTGCGGTGGTGAATGTAAAAACGCCCGGCGAATGGACGCTGAAAGTGCGGCCGCTCCGGAGCGCGGGTGAGTTGTTCCGCTTGAAACAGATCAATGTGGAACCGGTGGAGTAA